One window of Gemmatimonadaceae bacterium genomic DNA carries:
- a CDS encoding pyrroloquinoline quinone-dependent dehydrogenase produces the protein MRWLAGVALVAGVVPIHAQGVDWPTPSGDAGAMRWSPLADVNRANVSRLEVAWTWRTGEHAVPAGPGQMPARPGQFQASPVVIGDTMYVSTPYAAVAALDARTGVPFWTYDPEVWRGGQPSNGTGFVHRGVATWSAGRERRVFINARWKLIALDARTGKPIPSFGNAGTVNLVRQLRRAVDTLHYTNTSPPVVHGNFVIVGNGVGDRLRYRNDPPGDVQAFDVRTGRRVWIFKTIPDSGEYGWRTWEDGSYRYMGHTNVWAPMSVDQRRGLVFLPVSTPSNDWYGGDRKGDNLFAESVVALDARTGRRVWHQQIVHHGLWDYDLPAPPVMATMRWKGRSRDVVVVPSKTAWLYVFDRATGAPVWPIPERPVPASDVPGERASLTQPVPTLPAAFSRQQVTETDLIDFTPELRRRAMEIFTKYRSGPIFTPPSLQGTIVMPGSIGGAGWGSTAFDPDTRTLYVKATDSPVLYRIRKGVPNDTIGYEYTVDLNGSALGVTADPDSAAGNDHVPPTTLPLIKPPYGTMTAIDLDSGKRRWQVTLGDTPAIRDHPLLKGVSLPPLGVAGAVGGTVTRGGVIFATGGGNVLYALDTRDGRVLWQRTLRAGRGYANPITYRSSDGRQFVVIASGGGEDAELVAYSLDGRR, from the coding sequence CGAAGTCGCGTGGACGTGGCGTACGGGTGAGCACGCCGTGCCGGCTGGTCCGGGGCAGATGCCCGCGCGGCCGGGACAGTTCCAGGCGTCGCCGGTCGTGATCGGTGACACGATGTACGTCTCCACCCCGTATGCCGCGGTGGCTGCTCTCGATGCGCGCACCGGTGTGCCCTTCTGGACGTATGACCCCGAGGTGTGGCGCGGCGGCCAGCCGTCCAACGGAACCGGCTTCGTCCATCGCGGAGTGGCGACGTGGAGCGCGGGGCGCGAGCGGCGGGTGTTCATCAACGCGCGGTGGAAGCTGATCGCGCTCGACGCGCGGACGGGGAAGCCGATCCCGAGCTTCGGCAACGCGGGAACCGTGAACCTCGTGCGCCAGCTCCGCCGCGCCGTGGATACGCTGCACTACACCAACACGTCGCCGCCGGTGGTTCATGGCAACTTCGTCATCGTCGGCAACGGGGTAGGAGACCGGCTGCGCTATCGAAACGATCCGCCGGGCGACGTACAAGCCTTCGACGTGCGCACCGGCCGCCGCGTGTGGATCTTTAAGACGATCCCCGACTCGGGCGAGTACGGCTGGCGTACCTGGGAGGACGGGTCGTACCGCTACATGGGCCACACCAACGTGTGGGCGCCGATGAGCGTGGACCAGCGGCGTGGCCTCGTCTTTCTTCCCGTAAGCACTCCGAGCAACGACTGGTACGGGGGCGATCGCAAGGGCGACAACCTGTTCGCCGAGTCGGTGGTGGCGCTCGATGCACGCACGGGGCGCCGAGTGTGGCACCAGCAGATCGTGCATCATGGCCTCTGGGACTACGATCTGCCCGCCCCACCCGTGATGGCGACCATGCGCTGGAAGGGACGCTCGCGCGACGTGGTGGTCGTCCCGTCGAAGACGGCGTGGCTGTACGTTTTCGACCGCGCCACCGGTGCGCCGGTGTGGCCGATTCCCGAGCGTCCCGTTCCGGCCAGCGATGTGCCCGGCGAGCGCGCATCACTCACCCAGCCCGTCCCGACCCTGCCTGCTGCATTCTCGAGGCAGCAGGTGACCGAGACCGATCTCATCGACTTCACGCCGGAGCTGCGGCGCCGGGCGATGGAGATCTTCACGAAGTACCGCAGCGGGCCCATCTTCACGCCGCCCTCGCTGCAGGGCACGATTGTCATGCCGGGCTCGATCGGCGGGGCGGGATGGGGCAGCACCGCCTTCGATCCCGACACCCGCACGCTCTATGTGAAAGCGACCGACAGCCCCGTGCTCTATCGCATCCGGAAAGGCGTCCCCAACGACACGATCGGCTACGAGTACACGGTGGACCTGAACGGCAGCGCGCTCGGCGTGACCGCCGATCCCGACTCCGCCGCCGGCAACGATCACGTGCCGCCGACCACGCTGCCGCTCATCAAGCCACCGTACGGGACGATGACGGCGATCGACCTCGACTCGGGCAAACGGCGATGGCAGGTCACCCTCGGCGACACGCCGGCGATCCGAGATCATCCGTTGCTGAAAGGTGTCTCACTCCCACCGCTCGGCGTCGCTGGCGCCGTTGGCGGCACCGTCACTCGCGGCGGAGTGATCTTCGCGACCGGCGGCGGCAACGTGCTCTATGCACTCGACACGCGCGACGGACGCGTGCTGTGGCAGCGGACGCTTCGTGCCGGACGAGGCTACGCCAATCCCATCACCTATCGCTCGTCGGACGGACGACAGTTCGTCGTCATCGCCAGCGGTGGGGGTGAAGACGCAGAGCTGGTGGCATACTCCCTCGACGGAAGACGATGA